The Megalobrama amblycephala isolate DHTTF-2021 linkage group LG8, ASM1881202v1, whole genome shotgun sequence region taaaaCTCATTCCTGGATGCACATCATTTATGGTATGAGCCAGTAAACAAGATCCCTAATGCTTCATGGTTTGTTTTTTACACAGTGATGATGTTCACAGACCATTTTTGTTTCAATTCCTGCCTTGGGATCTGACACTGGCTTAAACATATATGGCTCGATCACAGTGCTTGCCATCTCAAGTATCAAAGCACATGATATGCTGTAAAGGACAGTGTGGTCATGGTGCAATGaagttagccaatcacagcagtgggtgtttacTTTAGTTTCTGCAAGAGGTAACGCCCCTTGAAATTGATGGGaaatgatatttttttacaaatattggTCCCTTTTTTggtgaaaaaaataaagcgTTGCAAATTTTATAAACTAACCTCGAGAAACTTAAAAATCTGAAACTGCATTTCATAAcccctttaatattaataaataatattaattaatacatttaaaaaggtCCGTAAAAGTATGTGAAAACTGTCTTTTCATATAGAATCAAGCAAATTTTATAAAATAGGTAATTCCCCTTTCTTTTTAAAGTGCTTTCAAGAAGTGATTTCAAAGATTGAAATAATAGCATAAATAGTGTGAGTAAtgaggtttaaattatatacactaaaatgagttaaatatacataaatgttaattataaatgtatttaatttaaaatagggTGTTAAAATTTTCAGTGTAATCTCAAATGTTTCTTGTATTATAACAGAGGGAGCTGAAAGACGCACACAGAAGGTGCCAGAGAAAACAATTTTTATGTGGCCAACAGAAGAGTGAGAGACATCAGAGAGTGCCACTACTGGGTATCCACAGAtaagcagcacacaaacacacacacacacacacacgcatacacacgcgcgtgcacacacacacacacacacacacgcgttgggtttcatgttttatggggactttccatagccataatgatttttatactgtgaaaacagtacattctatcccctaaccttGTCTTGTCCCTAAACCTACTCATTAGaatattttctgcatttttacattttcaaaaaaacagcACATAGTATGATGTTTTTaagcttttttccccccatgtggactaaaaaaatgtccccacaaggacaagggtttcagatattgccatctttgggGATATTTTGTCCCCATAACGTAAGGTATACCTGAAAACCCCCTCCCCCCACACTCACAGTCTAATAAcctaaaatcacaaaattatcCCTGACAGTTGTCCTGGCAACCTAAAGCATTCTATTTTAATGAGACCTGTAGGCTTTGcctatttaaaactgaattataTTCGCTTGTGTGTCTGAAGAGACTACAGAAAAACATAGCTAAAATGCATAATCTCGTTAATCTagtcaaatgtttttatataatacatttttaattatgagtttatttagctttaatagatatttttggtttatttcagtttatgcAATACAACACTGTAAACTCACAAGGAATTGTGAGTACTGCACCGTTAAATGTGCCACTGGAGTTTGTTCTAAACAAACACGTACAGCATTCTGACAGAATTTACTGAATTATCACCGAAACCATACAAAAGGTATTGCAGGGGTTAGGAAATACTGTAGGAGGTATTTATACCTGCTAAACTCTATTTGTGTTAAGATTAGTCGGTTAAAATTAGTAGTGTTAAAAATAGGAGCTGCTGTAAAGATGGATTTGCTCTATGGTGTGCATGTTGGAGAAGCTTtgacaaaaagaaaaagcatGAGGAAAAAGAAGTCATGGAACATCTTCCCTTGGCATTCGTCCATTATCAAACCTAATTTGGGAATGCCAGCTGTAAGAgcaaaaaatacacaaaaaaagatcACATTTTAGGAAGATATTATCTATCGTTCTTTTCAAATGTTTCATGTAAAATCATGTAAATTATGATTGTTCCCATTTTTTCACCTGTATGCATTTACTGTGTATgtatctgtgtgtctgtgtatttgtATACCAGTGGCTTCTCCCTGTGTGCTAGAATAACCACCATGTACAGTCTGCTTGCCAGTATTTTTCTCTGCCCACCGTGCAGCTGCACAAGCTGTCATTTGCAAATGTACAAGAAGCACATCTaatggcataaaaaaaaaaaaaatgtggccaAATAGGAAATTTAAAGTGCATTTTGAAAGAACTGGAAGAATGTCTTTGGTGCTTTTGAAAAATACTGATTTTGATAACTTTAAACTTCACAATTCCAAAACCTTTCATGACATTAACGTAACATATAAAAGATTACAAAGACTTTAACACTGTGCAAAGACAATAAAACAAGACCTCTAATGGTTCATTTGTAAATTACTGCACCTGATCAGTATTGTGACGCCCACATCCTCACAGGTCTCGTAAACACGCGCCCAGGTGTCCTGAATGATGCCTCGCTCCACATCCGTCAGCGGCTCTGGTCTCTCCCTCCCCTCTGTCTCTTCatcctccctctctttctccatGCCACAGACACACCACGGAGTATTTGTGCCTGAAGCAGGCAAAGACGGTGGAATGAGAGGTTGTGGTGGTGGAGAGGAGCGACGAAGTTGGCGGAGGGGGCAACAGAAACGCAGGGCAAGAGAGTAGAGAGTGTGCATCCGCCCCCCTCTCACCCTGTGCCCCTCATTCCCCTGAGCAGGCAGGATGATTTCACGACTGACAATCGCTCGATGAATAGATCTGCTGTCACTGTTTTCCCTCTCTCTGTCGGCTTTTCTGTTCCTTGTCTTCCAGCTACTTAGGTCTTTGTCTACCCTCTAACACAGATGTTGTCTGTGTTTGGAACTTCTGGATTTGTAATGACCTCAGATATGGAACGTGTGGATGAGAAGGAGGGAGGTGAAGAGCTGAAGGGAGGAgtgacaaagagagagagagagagagagagagagagagagagcataaAAATTCCTGTGTTACCTATCAAGCCTTCCCAAGCTGTGCCTTTACACTCAGATTCcagacacacacaagcacacattcAACAATCACATTCTACAAAACAGGTATAATATGAATTTGAAGCCTATTgcacaaaataaaacacataatttcagataaagatttaaaaaaggtgtaatattaatatgaaGCCTATTAcacaatataaaacacacatAATTTCATATAAAGATATTGTCacaaaagtattattatttttatgatgataatgttatcatcatcatcattattattattattattattattattattattattattattattattattattattattatttcttgttTATTTAGCCAGAAGAAAAGATGtccaggggccagttgcatGCTATTTatgttaagactgtgtcttaagtACTAGCATGACCAACTAAGCAGTTTAGTCAAGGGGCAATCAGTCTTAATTTTTAGTatcaaattagaccaatctCCATTTTTATATAACTGACTTAAAACAGtcagttatataaaatataacttATAGCACCTGCACAAGGACATGCATTTAAACATAACATCTGACTGCATCTGTCCGACAAGATAATTCTAGTCATTTGTCTGTGGAGTAAAAAGGCATGAAGCTGGGCATGATTTAGCTTcagacatttaataatttagtgAGATTCATTCAAATGGTTCAGTGAACAGAGCTTCACTTGTATTTTGTGtctattaaaaatgaataaataaattattaatcaGTTGAAATTTCACTGTTTTCCATCTTCTGTTCTTAAGAGGCAGAGAATTTGAGTGTCAAATGCAGTGATCTTCTGTTCTTCAGTTCTTTTAAGTAAAACATTTaactaaaagtaaaaaaaatctaactatATTTAAGAAGGGTCAGGGTTAAGACTAAAGGGTTAATAATAACTAATGAAATGCCATATGAACGATTCTCAAAGCAACCCAAAGCCACTATATAGCGAAAGCTTGGCCCTATGAAAAAGCTCTCTATTGAGTGTTGTCTCTTCAAATACGAGGCTTCTATATCTGTTTTgcaaattactttttgtcaaatttCATCTGTTATGTATTAGGATTTGCAATGCACATTCATATGTACTTGCAAAGAATAAATTTCAAGTTCACCTATTCAGTTTGAATGGTTAATGGTAAAACAAACTTTGCTTGCTGTCCTCGAAGGAcagttttttattgttttaatattcaaaataacatctgatgtatgatataaattatatataatgaaattattttttctcTCCCCTTTCCTGTCTGACTGTGAGTAAAAAAAAGATTGGTAAGATATAGGCTACTAAAAGTAGTAATTATTGTAAATTCACACATTTAACACTTCCAATATCAGCAAACTTCTGTTGTTTAAAAtgctatatttaataaaaaaaataaagaaaatgactGTGAATCGATTTTGTAatgatcattttaaataataagaaaaaaggTCTATAAGCGACATGGACTGTCAGCACTTTAACTGAACCATACAAGAATTACTTAGGTTCATATATAAGGTTCATATGGGCCACacctatttttattatttggctCACGGAGCACAGTTTGGTTCAGTTCTGATTAAGGAGAAGTGGAGTTTTAGATGTCAAACACATGCTAATCTGAGCCacatttaaactttatttgggcCAGATCTGTGCCAAAGGAAATTTGCTGAATTTTGCAgctttaaaactaaaatatttatatattttatatataacactttacaataaggttcattagttaaacattagtttatgtattaactaacatgcattattataataatgtattaaatgttgaaattaacattaacaaagattaataaatgctgtataagtgcagttcattattagttcatgttaactaatgtagttaactaatgttaaagtgttaccaaatatataaATCAGGAAAATGTTTAAGAACTGGCTGAACCAGGATCTGTGTATTTTCGTTCATATAGGCTTGTTGTATGGGCTACcattttcatatttcatattaaataaGATAATCTTAAACCACTAGAAAATTGTTTACTGGTTAATGAGATGGTGTCATTAATGGAAATGTCATTAACATAAACTACAATTTTAATTTAGCACGCGAGTTAACATGTCTGCGTTTTAGATGTGGTGCTAAGAGGAATTAAGCCAAAATCACTTAATATGATCATCTTCTGCCCTCTTGAGGATGAACGGTGCACCTGCATTCCCTTCTCTTCCAGTTATGCCAGATTTCCCGAGAAGTTGAGGTACACGTCAGAATGGAACCTGTACTGGTGAGCGGACGTGTACAGTGACCTCAGCAGTTTTTGCGTATCAGCTGACACACATACAGACGGGAAGACATGGAACGCGGTAAGACCTGCCGACCGCAACCTTTGAATAGAATGGAATCTATTGATTGTATTCTTGAATCTAGAATCTGTTGAATCTATTCTATTCAACGTTTGAATAGATTAGAATGCATTGATTCTATTCTTGAATCTAGAATCATTAGAATCTCTTCAAATTCTCTGTAGCGCGGAGATTGCATTGCACTGCGATGCTAAGCGACGTCATGCCATGAAAAAGCTGTAAAAGCCTGGGCTGCACTGTTGGGAGTGTGTCCGTAGCTATGGTCCGTAGTCAGTAAAACACCATAATGATTTACTATAGAAAACAATATATTTGTCTCATTAAACATAACACGAAAGTCAAATGGTAATGGTCAAAACTCTAAAAAGAAATGCACAAAGAATAACGTATAGGCAGTGTAATAACAGCTGTGTTCCTTTACTAATAAAAGTGTGTACCATACTATTGGACAAATAGTGCATTAAAGTCCTCCTGGAAAGTTCGTATTTTACGAGTTAGGAAGTCGTGTGTACTATGTCAGGTGAGTTCAAATCACTTTCATCGGAGCAAGATGGCGGTGCACCTTCTCTTAATTAACTACACAAAAATGCAGCAAAGGTTTTTGAACTCTACTTCTAGAAAATGAAGAGCAAAGATCTGCAGgtgttttgctttttaatgtttttaattaatttatgaagccactgtaaactgtattgttatatattattgttatattataatgctattatattttgtaattaaaaaaggCTGTTaatgtcactgctaaattcCTATAAATATCGTGGGATTCCACCACATATTCACGAAATGTggaattttcttttaaagacaaTCCAGAGCATCCCACTCATACTTACGACTTGTGGTGGCATTCATGTGCGTTCAACTTGTAAATGAGATCTTTTTGACATGACTTGAGCACGCCATAAGAAAAGAAACGTACGGACATgcacaaaattttaaaattttatccTCACTTTAACAGTGTTACTAAGGTATATTAATGCTGATACATATGCATGTATCTCTCACATCTTTCTGTCCATTTGCAGGTTTCTCTCTTGCAGGACCTTCTTCTAATCCTCGTAAACGTCAGGTTCGATTTTCAGCACGTCATGACATCCTGCTCCTACGTGAGGTGATAGCACAGAACCCCTTCACTTCTAAAGAGTCAGGCCGGATCTGGGCAAGGGTGGGGGAAATTATTACTGCTACCCTACAGGACGAGAATTTTGAGGTGGATGGACGCAGATGTAGGGAGAGGACTATGCTACTACTCGATTATTATAAAAAACAGGACTTTGCAAGTCTGCGCAGGTTAGAAGAGGCCAATTTCACTTGTTTACCTGCCTTGAAGGTGCACTAagtactttttatatatatatttgaaaattgTGAATAGTAGACTACTTTACTCTTTAATGTTAGTACTTTCTCAGATGTGATGAAGATTCCAGTTATATCAGTGGCCTTGAAAAAGCTATTTTATTCTACATaattttatgtacattttattcTGCCATGTTGAAATCAGTTTTTGGACATTTGGTTGTGGAGCAACATGGATGTTAAACAGGATTTTTCTAAAATGACATTGgtaaattaagacatttgctttTACTTAATGTTGCAAGTGTCAAGTAAGTCCACAATACACCTGTTTCAGacagtgaaaaaacaaaaagtacaaagtgaaaaaaaaattacttattGCATCTTTAACTGTGAGATAGTTATGAATGTTGCCATTAACTGTATTTCATGGCATTACAGTATGAAGCCTTGTTTGTACTTTCGGCTGGCTCTGCACTATGAGCCTCCGCTGACTGTGTGAGGCGTTTATACTTGGCACACTTGCCGTTGTACTATTCTTTGAAATGACAGGGGGCAACTCGGAGTAATTGTCCTCTAAATCATCAGGAAGCAGTGGTGAGAAGAAGTAAGGTACACCTgatgatgtttgtttttattacacTTCACCAAACCCACGCTATAAAAGAACCAAAGAATCATGTAAAACACAGTAAACCTTGAGATTATTACTTGTGacattatacaaaatatatgaGAACATATGTATAAAACTAAATTAAGCAACAATCtctgaaatattttcttttcattaaacattttcatttaatttcatgaacatttttattaaatatggatatttatttttatcaaaaagGCTTATTTCTGCTATTGTAGGCTCGTTTTATAATTGCAAGCAATTAATTTAGACAACCTCAAACTGGATGTCGGAATAGATGATTGTACAGATTTACCTGCTCGGCCAAAATCACCTGCATCTTCATGCATCTTCGAAAGTGGAGCTGcgcacaaaattacaaaaaatgctGCGCACACCGCCACACAAAATGGGCTCTTGTGCACTCAACACGCATGACCGCCTACATCGCGATTACATCATTTTTTTGTAGCATGTGCGGATGCCACGGGTATAAACCAGGCTTTACATTGGCCAGTTAGCTTTTCTGTGCTTTTAAGTTTGAAAAGTGCTTTTAAAAGCTGGGGTCAGGAATTACCAGAAAGCTTAATTGAAATGCTTATAACATTTTAAGAAGAAATATTCAGGTTTAATTATAGTGGCTTTTGTGCATACCAAAGTTATTAGTTATGAGTTTTTGGTGTTCAGGTTTGGTACGGAGCGCCTGTATGCACAGAAAGAAGATCTATTGCATGAAGTGCTGGAGCTGGAAGCCGAGAAGAATCTTCTGGTGAGTGGGGAAAGTAAATACCAGGATGAAGAGCTCAGGAAGAGATCACTGGAGGAATTATCATCACCTGAGCCTGACAAATCCTCTGTGATGTCAGTAACAACAGCTCCACCTGCTGGTATGGAGCTTTTAGTTCAGAAATAATTATAACCACATAGATCATTAAACAACATACAGCCTGCAGATTGTTTGCTTTTATTGCTTCTAATTTAAACACATCTGTGCAATTCTTGTAACAGTGGTAGCAAGCCCAGAACCTGAAGAGCAGGAGGAGGCTGAGCTCACAGCTCCTACAGCCAAACGGCCATGTCAGTGCTGCTGCCAAACCTATTCAGAGATCCTGAGCTTTCTAGAAAAACGCTTTGAAGCAGAGCAGAGTCTGCGAGAGGAAGAGATGGCACTGAGAAGAGAGGAGCTAGAAATCCAGAGGAGTAAGATTTCCCTGGATCGAGAGCGTCTCGGAGCAGAGAGAAAAGAGCGGGAACGACGGTTTGAGCTGGAGAGTCAAGAAAGGCAGGTCATACTGGACTTGTTGAAAgagaaagttctaaagaacgAACGGAACTCTGACTGAAATTAGaagttttttcttttaagtCTTTGATGTTGAACTCTCCTTCCAACCAATGCTAGTATTTTACCTTCCTGTTTGACTTGGTCTCCTTAtagcatgaaaataatataaactCATAATAATATAGATGATTATATATAGTTGACCTGATAGAAAACTGACCCCCGGTTTCCAAGACAAGGGAACCGgggtcccagactaaaatgcatgtttgagctgttttaactgaaagcagttgacatattttaaaacttttggTTGATTTTCTTCTGCATTTAAATCTTTGTTGTGTAATGTTGCAAAGCTGTGTCAATAtagtttaacttaaaatgtcaCCTTTAGTTGGAATTGTGCTGTTGTGCTAATAGTGTTTAATATACAAGAAAGTACACAGGGAAAAAGGACAGACAAAGCTACATACAGTGCTTCAATGTTATTCGTTCCATCcacttttttaattaaaccataATTTTCTGTTATGCATGTACATCCCAAAGCTGATCTGACACTTCCATTTCCCTGGCAAACCCCAAGCTTTCTTCAGCTGAGCATTTATTGACTTCACacagtatttattgtttaaaatccGGACTAGGGTTTaagttaaaaaagaaagatGTCTGAAAGTTGAggttggtggtcagtttgtgtgtaaatgcatgtttttgaccaatgtttttcactttgaatgtaatacattcaaatagcaatacattcaaaatgtgaaaatatacaATCTTCTCGACTTTACTTCAAAAAATATTGGTCCTTTAATTCAGCCAAGGAGTCATGCCATGACATATCGATCTTCTACTGGTCACACGTCTTTTTTGCAGGCCAGAGTTCACCAGACTTTTGAACACAGCGAAATGCAAATTTTTCCACATGAGCTTGCGTTTCCAGTCTGACGCATTTGCATGTGTATGAATTAAAGTCAATGGAtcgaaaagtgcagtgtgaccgcCCCCTTCAATGAGAAAATGAGAGCACTGAAATCAAAATACTCCACAGATGAGTAAGGTTTCCTCccattttattttctattttcattgTTTCAAATGCTTATTTTTTGAGGTATACTGTTCAGCAGTACAAGAAAAATAAGGACATTACAAAGACTTGGTTCATTTTGATCTGCTTAGTAGTTATAGATACACATACTGCACATACTTCTGACACATACTAGTCTGTTTATGACACCTTTTTTAAGAGAGACTCAATACAATGAGCCATAAGCAACAAATTAGTGAAACATTAGTTACTGTATtgactaacatgaactaaccatgagcaatacatttgttactgtatttactaatcttcattaacattagttaatgaaaatacagttgttcattgtttgtttatgttagttcacagtgcattaactaatgttaacaagattttaataatgtaatagtaaatgttgaaattaacattaacaaatattaataaatgctgtgt contains the following coding sequences:
- the si:dkey-45d16.4 gene encoding uncharacterized protein si:dkey-45d16.4, encoding MERGFSLAGPSSNPRKRQVRFSARHDILLLREVIAQNPFTSKESGRIWARVGEIITATLQDENFEVDGRRCRERTMLLLDYYKKQDFASLRRFGTERLYAQKEDLLHEVLELEAEKNLLVSGESKYQDEELRKRSLEELSSPEPDKSSVMSVTTAPPAVVASPEPEEQEEAELTAPTAKRPCQCCCQTYSEILSFLEKRFEAEQSLREEEMALRREELEIQRSKISLDRERLGAERKERERRFELESQERQVILDLLKEKVLKNERNSD